In a genomic window of Allomeiothermus silvanus DSM 9946:
- a CDS encoding zinc-dependent alcohol dehydrogenase: MKAILYHASIPRFVAARLLGKRFPARALPLRCVSLPEPEPLHGYERLRVRMSGICGSDLALLYGKNSPAISPFFSFPAVLGHEILAELGGVRVAVNPVLSCLERGLPDCPACARGEDHLCQNIAEGNLSSSLLGFCAELPGGWSQRILAHRERIHPIPEGVPDERAVLTEPLAVVVRGVKQGLAKDWPKDVLVIGAGTIGLLTVKALRVLGFAGPIHVVARRSRQVELAKALGASATHASTAEAQKAYGAKRYRGALGATAWRGGFDAVIEASGSPGGLQEASWAVREGGRVVLLGAPGQAWHDFSPYWFREVRLFGSYCYSWDDFAETVKMLPYAEGIEQLVGEKYPLEAWPEAIKAAATRKGSKVVFKP, encoded by the coding sequence ATGAAGGCTATCCTGTACCACGCCTCCATTCCCCGCTTCGTTGCGGCGCGGCTGTTGGGTAAGCGCTTCCCGGCTAGGGCGCTCCCCCTCAGGTGCGTAAGCTTACCCGAGCCCGAGCCCCTGCACGGCTATGAGCGCCTCAGGGTGCGGATGAGCGGGATCTGCGGTTCGGACTTGGCGTTGCTCTACGGCAAGAATTCCCCTGCCATCTCCCCTTTTTTCTCCTTCCCGGCAGTGCTGGGTCACGAGATCCTGGCCGAGCTGGGCGGGGTGCGGGTGGCGGTGAACCCGGTGCTCAGTTGCCTCGAGCGCGGCCTGCCCGATTGCCCGGCCTGTGCGCGGGGTGAAGACCATCTCTGCCAGAACATCGCCGAGGGTAACCTCTCCTCGAGCCTACTCGGCTTCTGCGCGGAGCTACCCGGCGGCTGGAGTCAGCGCATCCTGGCCCACCGCGAGCGCATTCACCCTATCCCCGAAGGGGTTCCCGACGAGCGGGCGGTGCTTACCGAGCCCTTGGCGGTGGTGGTGCGCGGGGTTAAACAGGGGCTGGCTAAGGACTGGCCCAAGGACGTACTGGTGATCGGGGCGGGAACCATCGGGTTGCTCACGGTAAAGGCTTTGCGGGTGCTGGGTTTTGCGGGCCCGATCCACGTGGTGGCTCGCCGTAGCCGTCAGGTCGAACTGGCCAAGGCCCTGGGGGCGAGCGCCACCCACGCCTCTACCGCCGAGGCCCAAAAAGCCTACGGGGCCAAGCGTTACCGGGGAGCCCTGGGAGCCACCGCCTGGCGCGGCGGCTTCGATGCGGTAATCGAGGCTTCGGGCAGCCCCGGCGGGCTTCAGGAGGCCAGTTGGGCGGTGCGCGAGGGCGGGCGGGTGGTGCTGCTCGGCGCCCCCGGCCAAGCCTGGCACGACTTCTCGCCCTACTGGTTCCGCGAGGTGCGCCTCTTCGGCAGCTACTGCTATAGCTGGGACGACTTCGCCGAGACGGTGAAGATGCTCCCTTATGCCGAGGGGATCGAGCAACTGGTAGGGGAGAAGTACCCGCTCGAGGCCTGGCCCGAGGCGATCAAGGCCGCAGCGACCCGCAAGGGCTCGAAGGTCGTGTTCAAGCCTTGA
- the cax gene encoding calcium/proton exchanger: MLNYILLVFVPIALVLELLHAPGVWIFIVSALALLPLASWMGRATEELAARTGSTVGGLLNATFGNAAELIIAGVALAAGKLEVVKASITGSILSNLLLVLGLSIFLGGLRFNTQRFNANSANIMATLLVLSMVAFLLPAFFDLAERTYFRVDPTLPDLDFSHAAAIVLVLVYLANIWFSLRTHRDLVSGRDETHLEDHPATWSVPVSIGVLAAATVGVAVMAEFLVGSLEAATSVLGLSEFFVGIILIPLVGNAAEHFAAIGFAIKNKMDLAVQIAIGSALQIALLVAPLLILLGWIIGRPMNLVFQNPLELAALAASIIATNAVVRDGETNWLEGFLLLGVYVLLGFAFFFTPR; this comes from the coding sequence ATGCTGAACTACATTCTCCTCGTCTTCGTGCCAATTGCTTTAGTGCTCGAGCTGCTGCACGCTCCGGGGGTATGGATCTTTATCGTATCGGCCCTGGCGCTTTTGCCGCTGGCGAGTTGGATGGGCCGGGCCACCGAGGAACTCGCAGCCCGCACCGGGAGTACCGTAGGCGGGCTCTTAAATGCCACTTTCGGCAACGCCGCCGAGCTGATCATCGCAGGGGTGGCTTTGGCGGCGGGAAAGCTCGAGGTAGTGAAAGCCTCGATCACCGGTTCGATCCTCTCCAACTTGCTTTTGGTGTTGGGGCTTTCGATCTTCCTGGGGGGGTTGCGCTTCAACACCCAACGCTTCAACGCCAACTCGGCCAACATCATGGCGACGCTTCTGGTGCTTTCGATGGTGGCCTTTTTGCTCCCGGCCTTCTTCGACTTAGCCGAGCGTACTTACTTTCGGGTAGACCCCACCCTGCCCGATCTTGATTTCAGCCATGCAGCGGCCATAGTGCTGGTTTTGGTGTACCTGGCCAATATCTGGTTCAGCCTGCGCACCCACCGCGATCTGGTAAGCGGGCGCGATGAAACCCACCTCGAGGACCACCCGGCTACTTGGAGCGTTCCGGTCTCGATCGGAGTGCTGGCAGCAGCCACGGTAGGGGTGGCGGTGATGGCCGAGTTTTTGGTGGGGAGCCTCGAGGCCGCCACCTCGGTGCTGGGTCTATCCGAGTTCTTCGTGGGGATCATCCTGATCCCGCTGGTCGGCAACGCCGCCGAGCACTTCGCGGCGATCGGCTTCGCCATCAAGAACAAAATGGACCTGGCGGTACAGATCGCCATCGGCTCAGCCCTCCAGATTGCCCTGCTGGTCGCGCCGCTGCTCATCCTTCTGGGTTGGATCATCGGCCGGCCGATGAACCTGGTATTCCAAAATCCCCTCGAGCTGGCCGCCCTAGCAGCTAGCATCATTGCCACCAACGCGGTGGTACGGGATGGGGAGACCAACTGGCTGGAAGGTTTTTTGCTGCTAGGGGTTTACGTGCTGCTGGGGTTCGCGTTCTTCTTCACGCCGAGGTAG
- a CDS encoding CaiB/BaiF CoA transferase family protein, with the protein MSALAGLRVLDLSRVLAGPYCTQILADLGAVVWKIEPPWGDETRSWGPPFIEPDGCAAWKPGPKGESAYYLSVNRNKKSLAINLKDPRGAELVRRLAERADVLVENYKVGDLARYGLDYATLAALNPRLIYLSVTGYGQTGPRRGEPGYDVAVQGLIGIMSVTGEPEGPPMRVPVAWIDLMTGMNGAIAVLAALLERQTSGLGQHIDLALFDVGLAAMANLAQSYLLTGELPARLGNDHPQIVPYGAFEAADGWFMLTIGNDEQYRRFCGAIGHLELWEDPRFQSNPSRVEHRTELVGRLAEILRTRPRNHWLSLLREAGVPATPVNTLAEAFAEPQTQARRMREEAQHPTLGRIPLLGSPLGHLSRTPAAIRQAPPLLGADTLEVLHDELGLSEPEVLELAQAGVLKLP; encoded by the coding sequence ATGAGCGCACTCGCTGGCCTTCGTGTTCTAGACCTCTCGCGCGTGCTGGCCGGGCCGTACTGCACCCAGATACTCGCCGATCTGGGGGCTGTGGTGTGGAAAATTGAACCCCCCTGGGGCGACGAAACCCGCAGTTGGGGGCCTCCCTTTATCGAACCTGACGGATGTGCCGCTTGGAAGCCGGGGCCGAAAGGGGAGAGTGCGTATTACCTCTCGGTGAACCGGAATAAGAAAAGCCTGGCGATCAACCTGAAAGACCCTCGAGGGGCCGAACTCGTGCGGCGACTGGCTGAGAGGGCGGATGTGCTGGTGGAGAACTACAAGGTGGGCGACCTGGCCCGCTACGGCTTGGATTACGCGACCCTAGCTGCCCTCAACCCGCGGCTTATCTACCTCTCGGTAACCGGTTATGGGCAGACCGGGCCGCGGCGGGGAGAGCCCGGTTACGATGTGGCGGTGCAGGGGCTTATTGGCATCATGTCGGTGACGGGTGAGCCGGAGGGGCCGCCGATGCGGGTGCCAGTGGCCTGGATCGACCTGATGACCGGGATGAACGGAGCCATCGCGGTGCTGGCGGCGCTCTTGGAGCGACAAACCAGCGGCCTGGGGCAGCACATTGATCTGGCCCTTTTTGACGTGGGCCTGGCTGCGATGGCCAATCTAGCGCAAAGCTATCTCCTCACCGGCGAGCTTCCGGCTCGCTTGGGCAACGACCACCCGCAAATCGTGCCGTACGGGGCGTTTGAGGCCGCCGACGGCTGGTTTATGCTCACTATCGGCAACGACGAGCAGTACCGCCGGTTTTGTGGGGCCATCGGCCACCTCGAGCTGTGGGAGGATCCCCGCTTCCAGAGCAACCCCAGCCGGGTCGAGCACCGAACAGAACTCGTCGGGCGGCTCGCAGAAATCTTGCGCACCCGGCCCAGAAACCACTGGCTGAGCCTGCTGCGGGAGGCTGGGGTTCCCGCTACCCCGGTCAACACCCTGGCCGAAGCCTTTGCCGAGCCACAGACCCAAGCCCGGCGGATGCGGGAGGAGGCCCAGCACCCCACGCTCGGAAGGATCCCCCTCCTGGGGAGCCCGCTAGGCCATCTCTCGCGCACCCCCGCCGCGATCCGCCAGGCCCCACCGCTCTTGGGGGCCGATACGCTCGAGGTTTTGCACGACGAACTGGGCTTGAGCGAGCCGGAAGTACTCGAGCTGGCCCAAGCCGGGGTACTCAAGCTACCGTAA
- a CDS encoding IS701-like element ISMesi2 family transposase, whose protein sequence is MLSQASPKGVMPMNPPKCDDLDYIHFLIAAQRVFTCTEAARCSPKEKSPPAHDAFTRLLQRQPPDTAALWQEAKAFVKLREGLLILDDTTLDKPYARDMDLVSYHWSGKHQRVVRGIALMTLLWTEGQALIPCDFRVYDKPQDGKSKNDHFQTMLQKAKERGFQPEYVLMDSWYASLENLKAIVSFGWRFLTRLKGNRLVNPEGKGNVPIREVEIPGEGRVVHLRGFGFVRVFRTLSKDGEAEYWATNHLGMSEEKRAELERQGWGIEVYHRGLKQCCGVERAQVRKAVSILRHLLLALRAFLRLEVYRLRRGVSWYEAKASIVREAIRSYLAHPLHILQPTA, encoded by the coding sequence GTGCTTAGCCAAGCTTCTCCAAAGGGGGTGATGCCCATGAACCCACCGAAGTGCGATGACCTGGACTACATCCACTTTCTCATCGCCGCTCAGCGGGTCTTCACCTGTACCGAGGCCGCTCGCTGTAGTCCAAAGGAGAAGAGCCCTCCCGCCCATGATGCCTTTACCCGCCTGCTGCAAAGACAGCCGCCCGACACGGCGGCGCTGTGGCAGGAGGCCAAGGCCTTCGTGAAGCTCAGGGAGGGGCTGCTGATCCTGGACGACACCACCCTGGATAAGCCCTACGCTCGGGACATGGATCTGGTGAGTTACCACTGGAGCGGCAAACACCAAAGGGTGGTTAGGGGCATCGCCCTCATGACCCTGCTGTGGACGGAGGGGCAGGCCCTGATCCCCTGCGACTTTCGGGTCTACGACAAGCCCCAGGATGGGAAGAGCAAAAACGACCACTTTCAGACCATGCTCCAGAAAGCGAAGGAGCGGGGGTTTCAGCCGGAATATGTCCTGATGGACAGCTGGTATGCCAGCTTGGAGAACCTCAAGGCCATAGTCAGCTTTGGCTGGCGGTTTCTGACGCGGCTGAAGGGCAACCGCCTGGTCAACCCGGAGGGGAAGGGAAATGTACCCATCCGTGAGGTGGAAATCCCTGGGGAGGGGAGGGTGGTTCATCTTCGGGGTTTTGGGTTCGTGAGGGTGTTCCGAACGCTCTCCAAGGACGGGGAGGCGGAGTACTGGGCCACGAACCATCTGGGGATGAGCGAAGAGAAGCGGGCGGAGTTAGAGCGGCAAGGATGGGGGATCGAAGTGTACCATCGGGGGCTCAAGCAGTGCTGTGGGGTGGAGCGGGCCCAGGTGAGGAAGGCGGTCTCCATCCTGCGGCACCTCCTCCTGGCTTTGCGGGCCTTCCTCCGGCTGGAGGTCTACCGGCTGCGCAGGGGGGTGAGCTGGTACGAGGCCAAGGCGTCCATTGTTCGCGAGGCAATACGAAGTTATCTCGCCCATCCCCTCCACATCCTTCAGCCAACTGCGTAA
- a CDS encoding ABC transporter substrate-binding protein yields MNKVFAFLVALGMGLALAQKGPITIGSKIDTEGAVLCQMTKLVLEANGFRVNDRCSFGPTAVVRKALISGEIDLYPEYTGTAVTQFFPGEKIDARNAAQAYAKAKELDAKNGIVWLAAAPANNTWAIAVPKALAEKEKLKTIADFARYVNAGKPVKLAASQEFVDREDALKAFEKVYGFKLKPEQLLILPGGNTTQTEQAAARGTSGVNAAMAYGTDGGIAALGLVALTDPQGAVAVYQPALTVRKAVADKYPEIARLMNPVFAALNEATLSSLNAQVAVNGKNPADVARDYLKNKGLLK; encoded by the coding sequence ATGAATAAAGTATTCGCCTTTTTGGTTGCGCTGGGGATGGGCTTGGCCCTGGCGCAAAAGGGTCCTATCACCATCGGTTCCAAGATCGACACCGAGGGGGCGGTGCTGTGCCAGATGACCAAGCTGGTCCTCGAGGCAAACGGTTTTCGGGTCAACGACCGCTGCAGCTTTGGTCCCACCGCGGTGGTACGCAAGGCCCTCATCTCGGGCGAGATCGACCTCTACCCCGAGTACACCGGTACCGCCGTCACCCAGTTCTTCCCGGGCGAGAAAATAGACGCCCGTAATGCCGCCCAGGCTTATGCCAAAGCTAAGGAGCTGGACGCTAAAAACGGTATTGTCTGGTTGGCTGCAGCTCCTGCTAATAACACCTGGGCCATCGCGGTGCCCAAGGCTTTAGCCGAAAAAGAGAAGCTCAAGACCATCGCTGACTTTGCCCGGTACGTCAACGCGGGCAAGCCGGTGAAGTTGGCGGCTAGTCAGGAGTTCGTCGATCGCGAGGATGCCCTCAAGGCTTTCGAGAAGGTCTACGGCTTCAAGCTCAAGCCCGAGCAACTGCTCATCCTCCCCGGCGGTAACACCACCCAAACCGAACAGGCCGCCGCTCGGGGCACCAGTGGGGTTAATGCGGCCATGGCTTACGGTACCGATGGCGGGATCGCGGCCCTCGGCCTGGTGGCCCTCACCGACCCGCAGGGCGCGGTGGCGGTGTACCAGCCCGCCCTTACCGTGCGCAAGGCCGTAGCCGACAAATACCCGGAGATCGCCCGGCTGATGAACCCGGTCTTCGCCGCTCTCAACGAGGCTACCCTCTCGAGCTTGAATGCCCAGGTCGCGGTGAACGGCAAGAACCCGGCCGACGTGGCGCGGGATTACCTCAAGAACAAGGGCCTCCTGAAGTAG
- a CDS encoding ABC transporter permease subunit — MFRRLFSGLNPVALLAAGLGLAALFLPWLLLKPTRISPGVGYAAFGLEPLWAAGMLVLWLTLPAFKGVWRGLVAGLGLLVWGGLIAAGAQRLLEGAGEFARVSPAGGFWLGIPAFYLAFFAAYREAGWRATWTAPVAFVALLLMGVFSRLGPLVELGAWRSQFATEVWRHLALSASALIQAVLIGVPLGILASRGGGFGWVVGVTGFLQTIPSLALFGILLGPLAWLSRALSLEVALAILIVGALLVRVFRAVGNWLVFAVALPVGVLGMVVIGTVLFGLFGPDALRLALHAPLSEAGVRGIGASPAVLALTLYALLPIVAGTRAGLQAVSDDLRQAGRGMGMSARQLLWRVELPLALPLVMEGVRGAAVLTIGITTIAALIGAGGLGFFILRGVEGGAPDLVLLGAIPVIVLALLADGLLRQVGRWLTPRGVR; from the coding sequence ATGTTCCGGCGCTTGTTCTCGGGCCTCAACCCGGTGGCTTTGTTGGCTGCGGGGTTGGGCCTTGCGGCGCTCTTTTTGCCTTGGCTGCTGCTCAAGCCGACGCGCATATCGCCCGGGGTGGGTTATGCGGCGTTCGGGCTAGAGCCACTCTGGGCGGCGGGTATGCTGGTCCTTTGGCTTACGCTGCCCGCTTTCAAGGGTGTCTGGCGCGGGCTGGTCGCGGGGTTGGGATTACTGGTTTGGGGCGGCCTGATTGCCGCCGGGGCCCAGCGGCTACTCGAAGGGGCCGGGGAGTTCGCCCGGGTTTCCCCTGCTGGGGGGTTTTGGCTAGGCATCCCGGCTTTCTACCTGGCTTTTTTCGCCGCCTACCGCGAAGCGGGCTGGCGGGCCACCTGGACGGCTCCGGTCGCCTTCGTGGCCCTGCTCCTGATGGGGGTGTTTAGCCGGCTCGGCCCCTTGGTGGAGCTTGGGGCTTGGCGCTCTCAGTTTGCTACCGAGGTTTGGCGGCACCTGGCCCTGTCCGCAAGCGCTTTGATCCAGGCCGTGCTGATCGGGGTTCCATTGGGGATTTTGGCCTCTCGGGGGGGTGGGTTTGGCTGGGTGGTGGGGGTAACGGGTTTTCTGCAAACCATCCCATCGTTGGCGCTCTTCGGTATTTTGTTGGGGCCGCTGGCGTGGCTCTCCAGGGCCCTGAGCCTCGAGGTCGCCCTGGCCATACTGATCGTTGGGGCTTTGCTGGTGCGCGTATTCCGGGCGGTGGGGAATTGGCTGGTGTTCGCGGTGGCTTTGCCGGTGGGCGTGCTGGGTATGGTGGTGATCGGGACCGTGCTCTTTGGTCTTTTCGGCCCGGATGCGCTGCGCCTGGCTTTGCATGCGCCGCTCAGCGAAGCCGGGGTACGGGGCATCGGGGCCTCCCCGGCGGTGCTGGCGCTTACCCTATATGCGCTCTTGCCCATTGTAGCTGGGACCAGGGCGGGGTTACAGGCCGTTTCCGACGATCTCCGCCAGGCCGGGCGGGGGATGGGGATGAGCGCACGGCAGCTTCTTTGGCGGGTGGAACTGCCGCTGGCCTTGCCCTTGGTGATGGAGGGGGTGCGTGGGGCTGCCGTGCTTACCATCGGCATCACCACCATCGCCGCCCTCATCGGGGCGGGCGGCCTGGGCTTCTTTATCCTGCGCGGGGTGGAAGGCGGGGCGCCGGATCTGGTACTGCTGGGGGCCATTCCGGTGATCGTCCTGGCCCTGCTGGCTGATGGGTTGCTGCGGCAGGTGGGGCGATGGTTGACGCCGCGGGGGGTGCGATGA
- a CDS encoding ABC transporter ATP-binding protein yields MIRFENVVKRYGEALALGGVSLEVAQGELCVLLGPSGCGKTTLLRLVNRLIEPSEGRIFVGNRDVMDLDPVELRRGMGYVIQSIGLFPHMTVLENVGVVPKLLGWPKEKRVARAREMLALVGLEPKTFLNRYPRELSGGQAQRVGLARALAADPPILLMDEPFGAVDPPTRARLQEEFLKLQAMLKKTILFVTHDLEEAVRLADRICLMNQGQIEQLDPPERLLTHPRTPFVERFLGESRALLVLELHHLFELLQPLPGSLSQDGLPVLSLSATARDALSQMIAAGSDRALVQNEAGEVVGEVWMSTVLALSKGARFSGDGRGGAFLGRPREGAG; encoded by the coding sequence ATGATCCGCTTTGAGAACGTCGTCAAGCGCTATGGCGAGGCCCTGGCCCTGGGGGGGGTCAGCCTCGAGGTGGCGCAGGGCGAGCTGTGCGTGCTGCTAGGGCCTTCGGGGTGCGGCAAGACCACCCTCTTGCGCTTGGTGAATCGCCTCATCGAACCCAGTGAGGGCCGGATCTTCGTGGGCAACCGGGACGTGATGGACTTGGACCCGGTGGAGCTGCGGCGGGGGATGGGTTACGTCATCCAAAGTATTGGGCTTTTTCCCCACATGACCGTGCTCGAGAACGTAGGGGTGGTGCCCAAGCTCCTGGGTTGGCCCAAGGAGAAGCGCGTGGCCCGGGCCCGCGAGATGTTGGCATTGGTAGGGCTCGAGCCAAAGACCTTCCTCAACCGCTACCCCCGCGAGCTTTCCGGCGGACAAGCCCAGCGGGTGGGGCTGGCGCGGGCGCTGGCCGCCGACCCGCCGATTTTGCTGATGGACGAACCCTTCGGCGCGGTGGACCCGCCTACCCGCGCCCGGTTGCAAGAGGAGTTCTTGAAGCTCCAGGCCATGCTGAAAAAAACCATCCTCTTTGTCACCCACGACCTCGAGGAGGCCGTGCGGCTAGCCGACCGCATCTGCTTGATGAACCAGGGTCAGATCGAACAGCTGGACCCCCCCGAGCGTCTGCTGACACACCCCCGGACCCCCTTCGTGGAACGATTTTTAGGAGAGAGTCGGGCTTTGCTAGTACTCGAGCTCCACCACCTTTTCGAACTGCTCCAACCCCTGCCGGGTAGCCTAAGCCAGGACGGCCTGCCGGTCCTCTCGCTCTCCGCCACTGCCCGCGATGCCCTCTCGCAGATGATCGCCGCCGGGAGCGACCGGGCGCTGGTGCAAAACGAAGCGGGCGAAGTGGTGGGCGAGGTCTGGATGAGCACGGTATTGGCCCTGAGCAAAGGGGCCCGGTTTAGCGGGGATGGTAGGGGAGGGGCGTTTTTAGGACGACCGCGGGAAGGGGCGGGTTAG
- a CDS encoding ABC transporter permease, with amino-acid sequence MNQIAAPRNKGIWLSLGLWVGVLVLFAQQGLWRTVLGWLFPSVQTPIFERQTLFNLALEHLGLTFVAGGLVLGVGLPLAVWVSRSQGEAFRPLVENLAAVGQTFPPPAVLALALPLFGFGAQGAVLALFIYGLLPVVRNTLEGLAGLPQDVLESARGMGLSPRERLFRVELPLALPVILSGIRTSFVLILATATLAPLVGGGGLGVPIIAGLAVSNLALVAQGAAAVAILAILLDYTFAQLEAFLAPWR; translated from the coding sequence GTGAATCAGATCGCGGCCCCTCGGAATAAGGGAATCTGGCTCTCGCTTGGACTATGGGTGGGGGTACTGGTGCTCTTTGCCCAGCAGGGGCTCTGGCGGACAGTGCTGGGATGGCTATTCCCCAGCGTACAGACCCCCATTTTCGAGCGGCAGACGCTTTTTAATCTGGCCCTCGAGCACCTGGGCCTCACCTTTGTAGCGGGTGGACTGGTGCTGGGGGTGGGTCTCCCGCTGGCGGTCTGGGTGAGCCGGTCTCAGGGGGAAGCTTTCCGACCCCTGGTGGAGAATCTGGCCGCGGTGGGGCAGACCTTCCCGCCTCCGGCGGTACTGGCGCTGGCCCTGCCCTTGTTTGGGTTCGGGGCGCAGGGGGCGGTGCTGGCTCTTTTCATCTACGGGCTCTTGCCGGTGGTGCGCAACACCCTCGAGGGCCTAGCCGGGCTCCCTCAGGACGTGCTCGAGTCGGCTCGGGGGATGGGCCTCTCGCCGCGCGAGCGGTTGTTCCGGGTCGAGCTTCCCTTGGCGCTGCCGGTGATCCTCTCCGGGATCCGCACCAGCTTCGTGCTGATCCTGGCCACAGCCACCTTGGCCCCGCTGGTGGGCGGGGGCGGCCTGGGGGTGCCGATCATCGCTGGGCTAGCGGTTTCCAACCTGGCCTTAGTAGCCCAAGGGGCAGCCGCGGTGGCGATCCTGGCGATCCTCTTAGACTACACTTTCGCCCAGCTCGAGGCCTTTTTAGCCCCCTGGCGGTGA
- a CDS encoding ATP-grasp domain-containing protein: MILVCGGLADVVTELVCARLEALGYPYRLLDLGLFPEGYRVAWRWAKGKPGGWVHGPGWKLHLSEVSGVFVRYLGSDGHAPLPELSPAMAEAVIAESQAGLMALLEHLPILVVNRAAPSVSNHSKPYQALMVRDSGLQTPPTLVTSDPEAALEFYQRHGGEVVFKSLSGVRSVVRKMNPSDLERLHLLRHGAAQFQRYLPGDNVRVHTVGDEIFATRIRSEAVDYRYARRQGHAAEMEPTDLPDSVAEACLRLARSSGLYLAGIDLKQTPQDEWYCFEINPCPGFAYYEQHTGQPISAALAELLKAGLRA; the protein is encoded by the coding sequence ATGATCTTGGTCTGCGGCGGCTTAGCCGACGTGGTCACCGAGCTGGTGTGCGCCCGGCTCGAGGCCCTCGGCTACCCCTACCGGCTCCTCGACCTGGGGCTTTTTCCCGAGGGCTACCGGGTGGCCTGGCGCTGGGCCAAGGGCAAGCCCGGCGGGTGGGTGCACGGCCCTGGCTGGAAACTGCACTTGAGCGAGGTGAGCGGGGTCTTCGTGCGCTATCTGGGCTCGGACGGGCACGCCCCGCTGCCGGAACTCTCCCCCGCGATGGCCGAGGCGGTGATCGCCGAGAGCCAGGCTGGCCTGATGGCCTTGCTCGAACACCTGCCCATCTTGGTGGTGAACCGCGCGGCCCCTTCGGTTTCTAACCACTCCAAGCCCTATCAGGCCCTCATGGTGCGGGATTCTGGCCTACAGACTCCACCTACCCTGGTTACCAGCGACCCGGAAGCTGCGCTCGAGTTCTACCAACGCCACGGTGGCGAAGTCGTCTTCAAATCCTTGAGCGGGGTGCGTTCGGTGGTGCGCAAGATGAACCCCTCCGACCTGGAGCGGCTGCACCTGTTGCGGCACGGGGCAGCACAGTTCCAGCGTTATTTGCCGGGCGACAACGTGCGGGTTCACACCGTCGGTGACGAGATATTCGCCACCCGCATTCGCTCGGAGGCGGTGGATTATCGCTACGCCCGGCGGCAAGGTCACGCCGCCGAGATGGAGCCCACCGACCTGCCAGATTCGGTGGCCGAAGCTTGCTTGCGACTGGCCCGCTCGAGCGGTCTTTATCTCGCAGGCATCGACTTGAAGCAGACCCCCCAAGACGAGTGGTATTGCTTCGAGATCAACCCTTGCCCAGGATTTGCCTACTACGAGCAGCATACCGGCCAGCCTATCAGTGCCGCACTGGCCGAACTGCTCAAGGCAGGCCTCCGGGCCTAA
- a CDS encoding ABC transporter ATP-binding protein: MNAVEAAAGASAPVQPTSLEAQNVGKKYGRKPVLESVSFRLHPGEVYALAGPNGSGKTTLIRLLTGLAFPTSGRVLMLGHDLHNGGYAVRRYLGAVVEAPAAFYPHLTGRQNLEMQAFLSGLTNAEARIREVLAKLELLAVADQPTGAYSLGQRQRLGLAAAILPAPKVLVLDEPTSGLDPLGINKVHEILAELAWNGTAVLLSTHHLREVSGYADRVGILGGGRLIDEVTMTAKGERYRLRVSEPERVAALLKTIPGIENVTLRDVVIVFEGAPQTAIAEVVREGYQVQALERDYFDLYDYYRERVRNA; this comes from the coding sequence ATGAACGCAGTCGAAGCCGCGGCGGGCGCCTCTGCTCCGGTCCAACCAACGAGCCTCGAGGCCCAGAATGTGGGCAAAAAATATGGCCGCAAACCGGTCCTCGAGTCGGTAAGCTTCCGGCTCCACCCCGGCGAGGTCTACGCCCTGGCCGGTCCCAACGGCTCGGGCAAGACCACCTTGATCCGGCTTTTGACCGGGCTGGCTTTTCCTACCTCGGGCCGGGTATTGATGCTGGGCCACGACCTGCATAACGGTGGCTACGCGGTGCGGCGCTACCTGGGTGCGGTAGTGGAGGCCCCGGCGGCTTTCTATCCCCACCTCACCGGGCGGCAAAACCTTGAGATGCAGGCCTTTCTCTCCGGACTTACCAACGCCGAGGCCCGCATCCGCGAAGTGCTGGCCAAACTCGAGCTGCTAGCGGTGGCCGACCAGCCTACCGGGGCGTACTCGCTGGGGCAGCGGCAGCGCTTGGGCTTAGCCGCGGCGATTCTTCCGGCGCCCAAGGTGCTGGTGCTGGACGAGCCTACCAGCGGTCTGGACCCGCTGGGGATCAACAAGGTTCACGAGATCCTGGCTGAACTGGCCTGGAACGGGACCGCGGTGCTGCTCTCCACCCACCACCTGCGCGAGGTTTCCGGCTATGCCGATCGGGTGGGCATTCTGGGCGGAGGCCGCCTTATTGACGAGGTGACCATGACCGCCAAGGGGGAGCGCTACCGGCTGCGGGTGAGCGAGCCCGAGCGGGTGGCTGCCCTGCTCAAGACGATCCCTGGCATTGAGAACGTAACCTTACGCGATGTGGTGATCGTCTTCGAGGGCGCCCCGCAAACCGCTATTGCCGAGGTAGTGCGGGAGGGATACCAGGTGCAAGCCCTCGAGCGCGACTACTTCGACCTGTACGACTACTACCGCGAGCGGGTGCGCAATGCTTAG